In Xiphophorus maculatus strain JP 163 A chromosome 18, X_maculatus-5.0-male, whole genome shotgun sequence, a single genomic region encodes these proteins:
- the LOC102222618 gene encoding late histone H2A.2.2-like yields the protein MSGRGKKAASKPISAVSRSSRAGLTFPVGRIHRLLKKGNYAVRIGVGTAVYLAAVLEYLCAEVLELAGNASSENKKRRISPRHILLAVKHDEEFKIVLAGVTILDGGVLPNIHASLLPKKTTGPREDATAKDVDSQTF from the coding sequence ATGTCTGGCCGAGGAAAGAAAGCTGCATCCAAGCCTATATCTGCAGTGTCCCGTTCCTCCAGAGCAGGACTCACTTTCCCAGTCGGCCGCATTCATAGGCTGCTCAAAAAAGGCAACTACGCAGTGAGGATTGGCGTCGGCACTGCTGTGTACCTTGCAGCCGTCCTGGAATATCTCTGCGCTGAAGTCCTGGAGCTGGCTGGAAACGCCAGCAGTGAAAACAAGAAGCGTCGCATTTCGCCGCGGCACATCTTGCTGGCTGTGAAGCACGACGAAGAGTTCAAAATTGTACTGGCAGGGGTCACCATCTTGGATGGTGGGGTGTTGCCAAACATTCATGCATCCCTCCTACCAAAGAAGACCACAGGTCCAAGGGAAGATGCAACTGCCAAAGATGTCGattctcaaacattttaa